The Burkholderia pyrrocinia genome includes a region encoding these proteins:
- a CDS encoding GlcG/HbpS family heme-binding protein, whose product MQTKPELELADADQMLAAARAEAERHGWAVSIAVVDDGGHLLAFARLNGASPASAYIAQDKARAAALGRRETKAYEDMINGGRTAFLSVPLTGLLEGGVPVTVGGRIAGAIGVSGVKSEQDAQIARAGTQSVVA is encoded by the coding sequence ATGCAAACGAAGCCCGAACTCGAACTCGCCGATGCCGACCAGATGCTCGCCGCCGCCCGCGCGGAAGCGGAGCGCCACGGCTGGGCCGTGTCGATCGCCGTCGTCGACGACGGCGGCCACCTGCTCGCGTTCGCGCGGCTGAACGGCGCATCGCCGGCCAGCGCATACATCGCGCAGGACAAGGCGCGCGCGGCGGCGCTCGGCCGTCGCGAGACGAAGGCGTATGAGGATATGATCAACGGCGGCCGCACCGCGTTTCTCAGCGTGCCGCTGACGGGGTTGCTCGAAGGCGGCGTGCCGGTCACGGTCGGCGGCCGGATCGCGGGCGCGATCGGCGTGTCTGGCGTAAAGTCCGAGCAGGACGCGCAGATTGCCCGCGCCGGCACACAAAGCGTCGTTGCATAA
- the glcF gene encoding glycolate oxidase subunit GlcF, producing MQTNLSEASKALARADEAEAILRACVHCGFCNATCPTYQVLGNELDGPRGRIYLIKQLLEGEPCGERTQQHLDRCLTCRNCETTCPSGVRYHTLLDIGRAEAEKRAQRPARERLLRAGLRHVVPRPATFAALLKAGRALRPLLPGTLRDKIPAAVPAAAPRPAVRHARRVLMLEGCVQPSLSPNTNAAAARVLDRLGISVSPAREAGCCGATEYHLNAQDAGLARARRNIDAWWPAIEAGAEAIVLTASGCGAFVKEYGDLLRSDPVYAEKARRVSALARDLAEVIAAEPLDALADATPRRVAVHCPCTLQHAQRLGGAVESILTRLGFDLTNVADGHLCCGSAGTYSLTQPELAAKLRDNRLDALEAARPDLIVTANVGCQTHLNGAGRTPVRHWIELVDNRRAN from the coding sequence ATGCAAACCAATCTCAGCGAAGCAAGCAAGGCCCTCGCCCGGGCCGACGAAGCGGAAGCGATCCTGCGCGCGTGCGTGCACTGCGGCTTCTGCAATGCGACCTGCCCGACCTACCAGGTGCTCGGCAACGAGCTCGACGGGCCGCGCGGCCGCATCTACCTGATCAAGCAACTGCTCGAAGGCGAGCCGTGCGGCGAGCGCACGCAGCAGCATCTCGACCGCTGCCTGACCTGCCGCAACTGCGAGACGACCTGTCCGTCCGGCGTGCGCTACCACACGCTGCTCGACATCGGCCGTGCGGAAGCCGAGAAGCGCGCGCAACGGCCCGCGCGCGAGCGCCTGCTGCGCGCGGGGCTGCGTCACGTCGTGCCGCGTCCGGCGACGTTCGCCGCGTTGCTGAAGGCCGGCCGCGCACTGCGCCCGCTGCTGCCCGGCACGCTGCGGGACAAGATTCCGGCCGCCGTTCCCGCGGCCGCGCCGCGCCCGGCCGTGCGCCACGCGCGGCGCGTGCTGATGCTCGAAGGCTGCGTGCAGCCGTCGCTGTCGCCGAACACCAATGCGGCGGCCGCGCGCGTGCTCGACCGGCTCGGCATCAGCGTGAGCCCGGCGCGCGAGGCCGGCTGCTGCGGCGCGACCGAATATCACCTGAACGCGCAGGACGCGGGCCTCGCCCGTGCGCGCCGCAATATCGACGCGTGGTGGCCCGCAATCGAGGCCGGCGCGGAAGCGATCGTGCTGACGGCGAGCGGCTGCGGCGCATTCGTCAAGGAATACGGTGATCTGCTGCGCTCCGACCCCGTCTATGCGGAGAAGGCGCGGCGCGTCAGCGCGCTCGCGCGCGATCTCGCCGAGGTGATCGCGGCCGAGCCGCTCGACGCGCTGGCCGATGCGACGCCACGCCGCGTGGCGGTCCACTGCCCGTGCACGCTGCAGCACGCGCAGCGCCTCGGCGGCGCGGTCGAAAGCATCCTGACGCGGCTCGGTTTCGATCTGACGAATGTCGCCGACGGCCATCTGTGCTGCGGCTCGGCCGGCACGTATTCGCTGACGCAGCCCGAACTCGCGGCCAAACTGCGCGACAACCGGCTCGATGCGCTCGAAGCCGCGCGGCCGGACCTGATTGTCACGGCCAACGTCGGCTGCCAGACTCACCTGAACGGCGCGGGCCGCACGCCCGTGCGCCACTGGATCGAGCTCGTCGACAACCGGCGCGCCAACTGA
- the glcE gene encoding glycolate oxidase subunit GlcE, producing the protein MRREIESIDASAALVAQVDAAIHDRQPLHIRGAGTKAFLGRPVEGRTLDVRTHRGIVAYDPTELVVTARAGTPLADLEAMLDAAGQMLPCEPPSFGGAATVGGMFAAALSGPRRPWAGAVRDFVLGCRVITGHAKHLRFGGEVMKNVAGYDVSRLLAGSFGCLGVVTEVSLKVLPKPRATCDLALPLAAGEAVQRVAAWRRTGLPLAGACHADGVLRVRLEGGEGSVKAARDTIGGDRMNGTDHAFWARLRDLALPFFDDPRPLWRVSVPAAAPLDALPGTLLADWGGAQRWLKSDATPADVQRFAAQWGGHATCFTQGTTREPFQPLPPALLRVHRQLKAQLDPHAIFNPGRLTADF; encoded by the coding sequence ATGCGACGCGAAATCGAATCGATCGACGCCAGCGCGGCGCTCGTCGCACAGGTCGACGCCGCGATCCACGACCGCCAGCCGCTGCACATCCGCGGCGCCGGCACGAAGGCCTTCCTCGGCCGCCCCGTCGAAGGCCGCACGCTCGACGTGCGCACGCATCGCGGCATCGTCGCGTACGACCCGACCGAACTCGTCGTCACCGCACGCGCGGGCACGCCGCTCGCCGATCTCGAAGCGATGCTCGACGCAGCCGGCCAGATGCTGCCGTGCGAGCCGCCGTCGTTCGGCGGCGCGGCAACGGTCGGCGGGATGTTCGCGGCGGCGCTGTCCGGGCCGCGCCGCCCGTGGGCCGGCGCGGTGCGCGACTTCGTGCTCGGCTGCCGCGTGATCACCGGTCACGCAAAGCACCTGCGCTTCGGCGGCGAGGTAATGAAGAACGTCGCGGGCTACGACGTGTCGCGGCTGCTCGCCGGCAGTTTCGGCTGCCTCGGCGTCGTGACCGAGGTGTCGCTGAAGGTGCTGCCGAAGCCGCGCGCGACGTGCGATCTCGCGTTGCCGCTCGCCGCGGGCGAAGCCGTGCAGCGCGTCGCCGCATGGCGGCGCACGGGGCTGCCGCTCGCGGGCGCGTGCCATGCGGACGGCGTGCTGCGCGTGCGGCTCGAAGGCGGCGAGGGCTCGGTGAAGGCCGCGCGCGACACGATCGGCGGCGACCGGATGAACGGCACCGACCACGCGTTCTGGGCGCGGCTGCGCGATCTCGCGCTGCCGTTCTTCGACGATCCGCGCCCGCTGTGGCGCGTATCGGTGCCGGCCGCCGCGCCGCTCGACGCATTGCCCGGCACGCTGCTTGCCGACTGGGGCGGCGCGCAGCGCTGGCTGAAGAGCGACGCGACCCCGGCCGACGTGCAGCGCTTCGCCGCGCAATGGGGCGGCCACGCGACCTGCTTCACGCAGGGCACCACGCGCGAGCCGTTCCAGCCGCTGCCGCCCGCGCTGCTGCGCGTGCACCGGCAGCTCAAGGCGCAGCTCGACCCGCACGCGATTTTCAATCCCGGCCGCCTGACCGCCGACTTCTGA
- the glcD gene encoding glycolate oxidase subunit GlcD, with protein sequence MSFIYDERIDGPLATVDRPTLAAALHAAAPGLDVLHEPEALKPFECDGLAAYRTVPLAVVLPDTIEQVRAVLRVAAAHRVPVVARGAGTGLSGGAMPLEKGILLVMAKFNRILDIDPDAGIARVQPGVRNLAISQAAAPYGLYYAPDPSSQIACSIGGNVAENAGGVHCLKYGLTVHNILKVEILTIDGESLTLGADALDAPGFDLLALFTGSEGMLGIVTEVTVKLLPKPPSVKVLMASFDDVAEAGAAVARIIGAGVIPGGLEMMDNLAIRAAEDFIHAGYPVDAQAILLCELDGAASDVDEDAERVAALLRDAGATEIRVARDEAERQRFWAGRKNAFPAVGRMSPDYYCMDGTIPRRELPRVLEGIAALSAEYALPVANVFHAGDGNMHPLILFDANRPGELDRAEALGGRILELCVAAGGSITGEHGVGREKINQMCVQFNADEITFFHAVKAAFDPQGLLNPGKNIPTLHRCAEFGAMHIHHGKLPFPELERF encoded by the coding sequence ATGAGTTTCATCTACGACGAACGGATCGACGGCCCGCTGGCGACCGTCGACCGCCCCACGCTCGCCGCCGCGCTGCACGCGGCGGCGCCCGGCCTCGACGTGCTGCACGAACCCGAGGCGCTCAAGCCGTTCGAATGCGATGGGCTGGCCGCGTACCGCACGGTGCCGCTCGCGGTCGTGCTGCCCGACACGATCGAACAGGTGCGCGCGGTGCTGCGCGTCGCGGCCGCGCATCGCGTGCCGGTCGTCGCGCGCGGCGCGGGCACGGGGCTGTCGGGTGGCGCGATGCCGCTCGAAAAAGGCATCCTGCTCGTGATGGCGAAGTTCAACCGGATTCTCGACATCGACCCCGATGCCGGCATCGCGCGCGTGCAGCCCGGCGTGCGCAACCTCGCGATCTCGCAGGCGGCCGCGCCGTACGGCCTCTACTACGCGCCCGATCCGTCGTCGCAGATCGCGTGCTCGATCGGCGGCAACGTCGCCGAAAACGCGGGCGGCGTGCATTGCCTGAAGTACGGACTCACGGTGCACAACATCCTGAAGGTCGAGATCCTGACGATCGACGGCGAGTCGCTCACGCTCGGCGCCGATGCGCTCGATGCGCCCGGCTTCGACCTGCTCGCGCTGTTCACGGGCTCCGAAGGCATGCTCGGCATCGTCACCGAAGTGACCGTGAAGCTACTGCCGAAACCGCCGAGCGTGAAGGTGCTGATGGCGAGCTTCGACGACGTCGCCGAGGCCGGCGCCGCGGTCGCGCGGATCATCGGCGCGGGCGTGATTCCCGGCGGCCTCGAGATGATGGACAACCTCGCGATCCGCGCGGCCGAGGATTTCATCCACGCGGGCTACCCGGTCGACGCGCAGGCGATCCTGCTGTGCGAACTCGACGGCGCGGCAAGCGACGTCGACGAGGACGCCGAACGCGTCGCCGCGCTGCTGCGCGACGCGGGCGCGACGGAGATCCGCGTCGCACGCGACGAAGCCGAGCGCCAGCGCTTCTGGGCCGGCCGCAAGAACGCGTTCCCGGCGGTCGGCCGCATGTCGCCCGACTACTACTGCATGGACGGCACGATCCCGCGCCGCGAGCTGCCGCGTGTGCTCGAAGGAATCGCCGCGCTGTCCGCCGAATACGCGCTGCCCGTCGCGAACGTATTCCACGCGGGCGACGGCAACATGCATCCGCTGATCCTGTTCGACGCGAACCGGCCCGGCGAGCTCGACCGCGCGGAAGCGCTCGGCGGCAGGATCCTCGAGCTGTGCGTCGCGGCGGGCGGCAGCATCACCGGCGAGCACGGTGTCGGGCGCGAGAAGATCAACCAGATGTGCGTGCAGTTCAACGCCGACGAAATCACGTTCTTCCACGCGGTGAAGGCCGCGTTCGATCCGCAGGGCCTGCTCAACCCCGGCAAGAACATCCCGACGCTGCACCGCTGCGCCGAATTCGGCGCAATGCACATTCATCACGGCAAGCTGCCGTTTCCCGAACTGGAGCGCTTCTGA
- the glcC gene encoding transcriptional regulator GlcC has product MEMSDREGPARRVADVVAERIEKLIVDGVLKAGQALPSERRLTEKLGVSRTAVREGMKLLHARGIIDTTHGKGSFVASLTPQREITPMMHLLGSQPRTLYDLFEVRGMLEAEAARLAALRGTPADFILIRRRYEEMTAADAQDLDPAARAKLDHAFHLAICEASHNPVLVNTLQSLTDLLLSSVFASVNNLYHREPLKKQIDRQHARLYNAVTGRLPDQARKAASEHIRQCVDYLREIEQEEQRLVRSTLRLEGWT; this is encoded by the coding sequence ATGGAAATGTCTGATCGAGAGGGGCCGGCGCGGCGCGTGGCCGATGTCGTCGCCGAGCGGATCGAGAAGCTGATCGTCGATGGCGTGCTGAAGGCCGGGCAGGCGCTGCCGTCCGAACGGAGGCTGACCGAGAAGCTCGGCGTGTCGCGCACGGCCGTGCGCGAAGGGATGAAGCTGCTGCACGCGCGCGGGATCATCGACACGACGCACGGCAAGGGTTCGTTCGTCGCGAGCCTGACCCCGCAGCGCGAAATCACGCCGATGATGCATCTGCTCGGCTCGCAGCCGCGCACGCTGTACGACCTGTTCGAGGTGCGCGGGATGCTCGAGGCCGAGGCCGCGCGACTCGCCGCGCTGCGCGGCACGCCGGCGGATTTCATCCTGATCCGGCGTCGCTACGAGGAAATGACGGCGGCCGACGCGCAGGATCTCGATCCCGCCGCGCGCGCGAAGCTCGACCACGCGTTCCATCTCGCGATCTGCGAGGCGTCGCACAACCCCGTGCTCGTCAACACGCTGCAGTCGCTGACCGACCTGCTGCTCAGTTCGGTGTTCGCGTCGGTGAACAACCTCTATCATCGCGAGCCGCTGAAGAAGCAGATCGACCGCCAGCATGCGCGGCTCTACAACGCGGTTACGGGGCGGCTGCCCGACCAGGCGCGCAAGGCCGCGAGCGAACATATCCGCCAGTGCGTCGATTATCTGCGCGAGATCGAGCAGGAGGAGCAGCGGCTCGTGCGTTCGACGTTGCGGCTCGAAGGGTGGACGTGA
- a CDS encoding nitronate monooxygenase, protein MSIPTRGDGPDARAVQILHRPVCDLLGCTWPIVLAGMGGVARAELASAVSAAGGFGFLGMVREPVALIRREVQQVRAATDRPFGTNLIPASTPPDLLDAQLDACIELRVPVVALFWDVMPAVVRRLRDAGVCVVHQVGSLDDARAAEAAGAQALIVQGHEAGGHVRGDRSLAALLPDVIGAARVPVLAAGGIVDGAGVAAAMALGAQGAMIGTAFIATHESFAHAYHKQRIVDAHEGDTLLTDIFHINWPRGAKVRVLPSSVTRGERGDPFGPERIAIGDEEGRPIYLFSTDSPLRTMTGDFEAMALYAGTGAGRIGAVEPAGDVLRRIALDAAAIVEKGASSSAGETDESRAALLAALDELLEAERAGARVASETAAEVNDDPELHRLIVHIRQDEAHWCSVLVDAIRSLDAVPTRATGAFYEKAMAIDDLAERMAFLNRGQRWVARKLQTLLPTLAAPDLHHALSLMLVAHEKNIGAVDVRLREKGAGSVQGDGQ, encoded by the coding sequence ATGTCGATTCCGACGCGTGGCGACGGGCCCGACGCCCGCGCCGTCCAGATCCTGCATCGCCCTGTCTGCGACCTGCTCGGCTGCACGTGGCCGATCGTGCTCGCGGGCATGGGCGGCGTCGCGCGCGCGGAGCTCGCGAGCGCCGTGAGCGCGGCCGGCGGGTTTGGTTTTCTCGGCATGGTGCGCGAGCCGGTCGCGCTGATCCGGCGCGAAGTGCAGCAGGTGCGCGCGGCCACCGATCGTCCGTTCGGCACCAACCTGATTCCCGCGTCGACGCCGCCCGACCTGCTCGATGCGCAGCTCGACGCGTGCATCGAGTTGCGCGTGCCGGTCGTCGCGCTGTTCTGGGATGTGATGCCGGCCGTCGTCCGGCGCTTGCGCGATGCCGGCGTGTGCGTGGTTCACCAGGTCGGCTCGCTCGACGACGCGCGCGCGGCCGAGGCGGCCGGCGCACAGGCGCTCATCGTGCAGGGGCACGAGGCCGGCGGCCACGTGCGCGGCGACCGGTCGCTTGCCGCATTGCTGCCGGACGTGATCGGCGCGGCGCGCGTGCCGGTGCTCGCGGCCGGCGGGATCGTCGACGGCGCGGGCGTGGCCGCCGCGATGGCGCTCGGCGCGCAGGGCGCGATGATCGGCACGGCATTCATCGCGACGCACGAATCGTTCGCGCATGCGTATCACAAGCAGCGCATCGTCGACGCACACGAAGGCGACACGCTGCTGACCGACATCTTCCACATCAACTGGCCGCGCGGCGCGAAGGTGCGCGTGCTGCCGTCGAGCGTGACGCGCGGCGAGCGCGGCGATCCGTTCGGCCCGGAGCGGATCGCGATCGGCGACGAGGAAGGGCGGCCGATCTATCTGTTCAGTACCGATTCGCCGCTGCGCACGATGACCGGCGATTTCGAGGCGATGGCGCTGTATGCGGGCACGGGCGCTGGCCGGATCGGCGCGGTCGAGCCGGCCGGCGACGTGCTGCGCCGTATCGCGCTCGATGCGGCGGCGATCGTCGAGAAAGGGGCGTCTTCATCGGCAGGCGAGACGGATGAGAGCCGCGCGGCATTGCTGGCGGCGCTCGATGAACTGCTGGAGGCGGAGCGCGCGGGGGCACGCGTCGCGTCGGAGACGGCTGCCGAGGTCAATGACGATCCCGAGCTTCACCGGCTGATCGTGCATATCCGCCAGGACGAGGCGCACTGGTGCAGCGTGCTCGTCGACGCGATCCGGTCGCTCGACGCGGTCCCGACGCGCGCGACCGGCGCGTTCTACGAAAAGGCGATGGCGATCGACGATCTGGCGGAGCGGATGGCATTCCTGAACCGTGGCCAGCGTTGGGTCGCGCGCAAGCTGCAGACGTTGCTGCCGACGCTCGCGGCGCCGGATCTTCATCACGCGCTGTCGTTGATGCTCGTTGCGCACGAGAAGAATATCGGGGCGGTTGATGTGCGGTTGAGGGAGAAGGGGGCGGGGAGCGTGCAGGGGGATGGGCAATGA
- a CDS encoding GlxA family transcriptional regulator, whose protein sequence is MHRIGFFVCRGYDALDLGGPLSAFNQVATAAGETPYDLHVISQSGGPVPGNTGLLVETKPIGRRTFDTVVFVGGDIDPMQTSENIAAARKLAARAARVASVCTGAFLLAETGLLDGLRAATHWRYAALLQSRFPRTRVDGDSIYIEDGRVWTSAGIASGIDLALGMIERDMGAEIARAVSRLLVVPHRRSGGQSQFSAMSQMEPESDRIRIALNFAREHLAEALPVERLADAARLSLRQFGRAFRRETGETPAKAVERLRVEAARLRLQGGSEPIEQIALAVGFTDPERMRRAFIKLHGHPPQAIRRESRSNGAR, encoded by the coding sequence ATGCATCGAATTGGATTCTTCGTTTGCCGTGGCTACGATGCGCTTGATCTTGGCGGGCCACTGTCAGCCTTCAATCAGGTGGCCACGGCCGCTGGTGAGACGCCCTATGACCTTCATGTCATCTCGCAATCCGGAGGCCCGGTTCCTGGCAATACGGGCCTTTTGGTCGAGACGAAGCCGATCGGAAGGCGCACGTTTGACACCGTCGTTTTCGTGGGCGGTGATATCGATCCGATGCAGACATCGGAGAACATCGCCGCTGCCAGGAAATTGGCCGCGAGGGCCGCGCGGGTGGCAAGCGTGTGTACGGGCGCGTTTCTGCTTGCGGAAACCGGCTTGCTGGACGGCTTGAGAGCAGCGACCCACTGGCGATACGCTGCGCTATTGCAGTCGCGCTTCCCTCGCACACGGGTCGACGGCGACAGTATCTATATCGAGGATGGCCGTGTCTGGACGTCGGCGGGCATCGCCTCCGGAATAGACCTGGCGCTCGGCATGATTGAAAGAGATATGGGCGCAGAGATTGCGCGCGCCGTCTCCAGGCTTCTGGTTGTTCCGCATCGTCGATCAGGAGGGCAGTCCCAGTTCTCGGCTATGTCGCAGATGGAGCCGGAATCGGATCGCATCCGCATCGCCCTGAATTTTGCCCGGGAACATCTGGCGGAGGCATTGCCTGTCGAACGACTCGCCGATGCCGCAAGATTGAGTTTGCGACAGTTCGGACGAGCCTTTCGCCGGGAAACCGGTGAAACGCCTGCCAAGGCGGTCGAGCGCTTGCGAGTCGAAGCGGCGAGGCTGCGCCTGCAGGGTGGCAGCGAACCGATCGAACAGATTGCCCTGGCTGTGGGATTCACCGATCCGGAACGGATGCGGAGGGCCTTCATCAAACTGCATGGGCACCCACCGCAAGCGATTCGACGCGAGAGCAGATCGAACGGCGCGCGCTGA
- a CDS encoding YybH family protein, whose amino-acid sequence MQQIRLCTAALAACVSFFAFTAPATAGGSQHPPEAAIKAENARWADAFARGDYEAIGRLYTDDGALLPPGGDKVTGSRAIAEYFTNGYAGSKPGTVSFSQYEFYGNDRIVTEVSDAEVRDHDGKLKIRAKQILVFVKQAGVWKLHRDMWNDYAPVKTNGQ is encoded by the coding sequence ATGCAACAGATCCGTCTTTGTACTGCTGCGCTTGCAGCCTGCGTCTCCTTTTTTGCATTCACGGCGCCGGCCACTGCCGGCGGTTCGCAACATCCACCCGAAGCGGCCATCAAGGCCGAAAACGCGCGATGGGCGGATGCCTTTGCGCGGGGGGACTATGAGGCGATCGGCCGCCTCTATACCGACGACGGCGCACTCTTGCCGCCCGGCGGCGACAAAGTCACGGGAAGCCGCGCGATCGCCGAGTACTTCACCAACGGGTATGCCGGATCGAAACCCGGCACCGTATCGTTCAGCCAGTACGAGTTCTACGGTAATGATCGGATCGTGACGGAGGTTTCTGATGCGGAGGTCCGCGACCACGATGGAAAACTCAAAATCCGCGCCAAGCAGATTCTCGTCTTCGTGAAGCAGGCCGGCGTGTGGAAGTTGCACCGCGACATGTGGAATGACTACGCTCCCGTCAAAACCAACGGGCAGTGA
- a CDS encoding DJ-1/PfpI family protein has product MTDSSGNNPSVKQLTRAGRSRRDVLKLGSAATLGAVLGGGALLGHATPALAQAGSKGVLAPNDPLDILIVNYDGGTLLDFAGPSEIFHRLPNTNVRYASLNGGNVTLEFGVVYGNTERLADIEKTDVILVPGGSDLSAPMQPAYQAQIRRLAESARHVTSVCNGSLVLAATGILKGKRSACHWAFINKLSEYGAIPVPDRFVEDDDSRFMSGGGVTAGIDFALRVAAKLRGQQAAEFTQLVIEYDPAPPFHSGHPRDARPEVIAMVDKKLPGASRGLARIPGVR; this is encoded by the coding sequence TTGACCGACAGTAGCGGTAATAACCCTTCCGTAAAGCAACTCACCCGAGCAGGTCGTTCGCGCCGCGATGTTCTCAAGCTTGGAAGCGCCGCCACCCTTGGCGCCGTCCTCGGTGGCGGCGCCTTGCTTGGGCACGCCACGCCTGCGCTTGCACAGGCAGGCAGCAAGGGGGTGCTTGCCCCGAACGACCCCCTCGATATTCTGATCGTCAATTACGACGGCGGTACGCTTCTCGACTTCGCCGGCCCCAGCGAGATCTTCCACCGGCTACCCAATACGAACGTTCGCTACGCGAGCCTCAATGGAGGCAACGTGACGCTCGAATTTGGCGTCGTGTATGGCAACACCGAACGACTGGCCGATATCGAGAAGACCGACGTGATCCTCGTCCCCGGCGGGTCCGATTTGAGCGCACCGATGCAGCCGGCGTATCAGGCGCAGATCCGGCGCCTGGCAGAAAGCGCCAGACACGTTACGTCGGTTTGCAACGGATCGCTCGTGCTCGCCGCAACGGGCATTCTCAAGGGCAAGCGAAGCGCGTGCCATTGGGCCTTCATCAACAAGCTGTCCGAATATGGCGCCATTCCCGTTCCCGATCGCTTCGTGGAAGACGACGACAGTCGGTTCATGAGCGGCGGCGGCGTGACGGCGGGCATCGACTTCGCACTTCGCGTGGCAGCGAAACTGCGCGGTCAACAGGCCGCCGAATTCACGCAGCTCGTGATCGAGTACGACCCGGCTCCGCCATTCCATTCCGGTCATCCCAGGGACGCGCGGCCGGAAGTCATCGCGATGGTCGACAAAAAACTGCCCGGCGCATCCAGGGGGCTCGCACGAATCCCCGGCGTTCGCTGA
- a CDS encoding SDR family oxidoreductase, which yields MRLKNKSALITGGTSGIGLATAKLFIAEGARVAVTGRDDAVFERVKAELGENAIVLKGDVRSIKDMRAIAAEANEKFGGLDVVFANAGWAFPSAVNDIDDELYNEIMDVNVKGVVFTLQAVLPYLRDSSSVILNTSFVAQTGKHGISLTAAAKAAVRSLARSWSHEFLDRKIRFNAIAPGAINTPLLTKWGMPDEWVRDRQAEFAEAIPVGYMGKAEDIAYAALYLASDESSYVVGTELVVDGGASQL from the coding sequence ATGAGGCTTAAGAACAAGTCAGCTTTGATCACCGGTGGAACCAGTGGCATCGGTCTTGCAACCGCGAAGCTGTTCATTGCAGAAGGCGCCCGAGTCGCGGTTACGGGTCGCGATGATGCCGTGTTCGAGCGTGTGAAGGCCGAGCTTGGCGAGAATGCGATCGTTCTCAAGGGCGACGTGCGTTCGATCAAGGACATGCGAGCGATTGCCGCCGAGGCAAACGAGAAGTTCGGCGGCCTGGATGTCGTGTTCGCCAACGCCGGCTGGGCTTTCCCGTCCGCAGTCAACGACATCGACGACGAACTCTATAACGAGATCATGGACGTCAACGTCAAGGGCGTGGTGTTCACGCTTCAAGCAGTTCTTCCATACTTGCGAGACAGTTCCTCAGTCATCCTCAATACATCTTTCGTCGCGCAGACCGGCAAGCATGGCATCTCGTTGACTGCGGCAGCGAAGGCCGCGGTGCGATCGCTTGCCCGCAGTTGGTCCCATGAGTTTCTCGACCGGAAAATCCGCTTCAACGCGATCGCTCCCGGCGCGATCAACACGCCCCTGCTCACCAAGTGGGGCATGCCCGACGAATGGGTTCGCGACCGTCAGGCCGAATTCGCCGAAGCGATTCCGGTGGGCTATATGGGCAAGGCCGAGGACATTGCCTACGCGGCACTGTATCTCGCCAGCGACGAATCCTCCTACGTCGTCGGCACCGAACTGGTCGTCGATGGCGGTGCCTCGCAGCTTTAA
- a CDS encoding carbohydrate ABC transporter permease — protein MFPTPVAQWKPVSRRLYKLSLPVALLIWLLPMIAVFVTSVRSTEELVEGHYWGWPRHFSMIENYRDALTTSPMLHYFWNSVQITVPSVIGSIALAAMAGFALATYRFRGNTALFGTFVAGNFVPVQVLMIPVRDLSLRLGLFNTVEALILFHVAFQTGFCTLFLRNFIKQLPFELIEAARIEGAGEWTVFWRIVLPLIRPALAALAILVFTFVWNDYFWALCLTQGDEAAPITAGVAALKGQWTTSWNLVSAGSILAALPSVAMFFAMQKHFVAGLTFGATKG, from the coding sequence ATGTTTCCGACGCCCGTTGCCCAATGGAAGCCCGTCTCGCGCCGGCTGTACAAGCTGTCGCTGCCCGTCGCGCTGCTGATCTGGCTGCTGCCGATGATCGCCGTGTTCGTCACGTCGGTGCGCTCGACCGAGGAACTGGTCGAAGGCCACTACTGGGGCTGGCCGCGGCACTTCTCGATGATCGAAAACTATCGCGATGCGCTGACGACGTCGCCGATGCTGCATTACTTCTGGAACAGCGTGCAGATCACGGTGCCGTCCGTCATCGGCTCGATCGCGCTCGCGGCAATGGCCGGCTTCGCGCTCGCAACCTACCGGTTTCGCGGCAATACCGCGCTGTTCGGCACGTTCGTCGCGGGCAACTTCGTGCCGGTGCAGGTGCTGATGATTCCGGTGCGCGACCTGTCGCTCAGGCTCGGCCTGTTCAATACCGTCGAAGCGCTGATCCTGTTCCATGTCGCGTTCCAGACCGGCTTCTGCACGCTGTTCCTGCGCAACTTCATCAAGCAGTTGCCGTTCGAGCTGATCGAAGCCGCGCGCATCGAGGGCGCGGGCGAATGGACGGTGTTCTGGCGGATCGTGCTGCCGCTGATCCGGCCCGCGCTGGCCGCGCTCGCAATTCTTGTGTTCACGTTCGTGTGGAACGACTACTTCTGGGCGCTGTGCCTCACGCAAGGCGACGAAGCCGCGCCGATCACCGCGGGTGTCGCCGCGCTGAAGGGGCAATGGACGACGTCGTGGAACCTCGTGTCGGCCGGGTCGATTCTTGCCGCGCTGCCGTCGGTCGCGATGTTCTTCGCGATGCAGAAGCATTTCGTCGCGGGGCTGACGTTCGGCGCGACCAAAGGTTGA